Proteins co-encoded in one Dasypus novemcinctus isolate mDasNov1 chromosome 6, mDasNov1.1.hap2, whole genome shotgun sequence genomic window:
- the LOC111766296 gene encoding olfactory receptor 13A1-like: MAFAGNCLILMAICLNSALHMPMYFFLTNLAILDIMCTSTVLPKLLQNLVGNGNTITYGGCMTQLFFLSWILVAELLLLTVMAYDRYVAICQPLHYHTLLSRTLCALLAGSVWAVGGVNASVHTSLMAQLTYCGHNQIPHFACEIPTLLRLACGSTYLNNIMVAIADVFFGVVNFLFTTASYAFIIASILHIHSPEGKCRAFSTCSSHLLVVCMYYSTVIYTYFLPGFGSSVENVNIVSILYTAVSPTLNPLIYTLRNKDVKVALRKVFSTFGK, from the coding sequence ATGGCTTTTGCAGGGAACTGCCTCATCCTCATGGCTATCTGCTTGAATTCAGCTCTTCACATGCCAATGTACTTCTTTCTCACCAACCTTGCCATCTTAGACATCATGTGCACATCCACTGTCCTCCCCAAGTTGTTGCAGAACCTGGTGGGCAATGGCAATACCATCACATATGGAGGGTGCATGACCCAGCTCTTCTTTCTCTCATGGATACTTGTGGCTGAACTGCTACTACTCACGgtaatggcctatgaccgctatgttgcCATCTGTCAGCCCCTGCACTACCACACACTGTTGAGCAGGACCCTTTGTGCCCTGCTGGCAGGCAGTGTATGGGCTGTGGGTGGAGTCAATGCCTCTGTACACACCAGCCTGATGGCACAGCTAACTTACTGCGGCCACAATCAGATTCCTCACTTTGCATGTGAAATCCCCACACTGCTGCGGCTTGCCTGTGGCTCTACATACCTGAACAACATCATGGTTGCAATTGCAGATGTTTTCTTTGGAGTGGTCAACTTCCTGTTCACCACGGCATCCTATGCCTTCATCATCGCCAGTATCCTGCATATCCACTCACCTGAGGGCAAGTGCCGGGCCTTCTCTACTTGCTCTTCTCACCTCCTAGTAGTCTGTATGTACTACTCCACTGTTATCTATACTTACTTCCTCCCTGGTTTTGGGTCCTCTGTGGAAAATGTCAATATTGTCTCCATCCTATACACAGCTGTCAGCCCCACTCTGAACCCACTCATCTATACTCTGCGGAACAAAGATGTAAAAGTGGCCCTCAGGAAGGTGTTTTCCACATTTGGTAAATGA